ATTTCTTGATTAAATCTGTAGAAAAAAACTGGTTCCACTCATCCGTAAATTCGCCCAAGTACTCTTGACGATACTGGGCTTTCGTCATTCGCTGTTTTTCTTTCTTCAAAAAATCCCTAGGAATTCTTGGGCAATCTTCACTGCTGACATGAAAAGACTTAAAATCTGGGTCAGTAAAGGAATTGAAAAAATAGCCGCCTTTGCCAAAAGGAGTAGAAAGAAGAATAATATAACCCATACCCCGGCATTCCCGGGAAACAGCAATCATGGGAATTACCGCATTCCAGACTATCTCCGGAATATAAGCTGCTTCGTCAGCTATCAATAAATCAATACTGAAACCTCGGATAAAATAACCTGTTCGGCCAGCAGGTAATGAATAAATAACAGAACCGTTCCTTAAAATAATCTTGGTCAAGGTTGGACGTTCAGCATACCAATCAACCCCAGAATCCCGTAATCTATCAAAATTACCGCGAACCTTGTCAAACAAAAGAGATGACTGCCGCTGACTGGCGGCAATTACAAGAGTGACAGTGCCAGGGTTCTCTATGGCAAATTTGGTCGCTTTGGCAGATATTACCTCAGTCTTACCAACTTGACGGCCTGTCCGAAGTGTAATATTGCCATCATGATCCAAAACTTGCTGCTGCCACTTGTCCCACTTAAAGACCGGTAAATCGCTCTTAGTCATAATCTTCATCATCATTGACACCAAACGGCTTATCTTCAGCCTTTAAGAATTCTACTTTCTTTTCAATTGCAGCATACAATAATTTTACTTTCTCATAATACATCCATGCAGCCCGGAGTTCGGTTCGGGTTTCGTCCAAGGCGTCTATCCAATCGAGTTTGTCTAGTTTCATGTTATTTTCCTCCAGTTTTTATATAAAATATATAATAAAAATGTTCCAAGGGGTGGATGTTTAAACACTCATCACCCTTCAAGATTCGCTACGTCATAACAATCATAATAACCATGGATACTATGCTTTTGCCCCCCGGCGGGGGGCAGGGGGGGGCGTTGATTACACCCCCCGGCGGGGGGTAGGGGGGGCGTTGTAATAAAGGGGACGTCCCCTTAAAGATACTGCCTCAGCAGACAAATAAGCGAGCTAGTATGAGGCCTGACCAGATAGGCAGGCCGGAATCCCGATAGAAGACCATATAGTCTTATCGGGACCAATTTACCCAGGATATGTGGAGACAGTATGGCCCTTAAGGGTCTACTGCGGAGCATGGCCTGGGTTTTGTTTTGTGTGTTGGTCTCTATTTTTCATCACCCGTTATGTCGTAGTTTGTGAGGCTTATATAACGCCTTCCCTTGGCTTTTATCCAGCCTAGGTGCTTTAGAGCCCTTCGATTATTTGCCACTGTCCTGGGGTCTGTACCGCACTCATACATGATGGCACGCCTAAGCTGAAGATTAGAGATGGTCAATACATCCGGAAACTTCTTCCGAATACGCCACATGACCCTTTCAAGGGTGTTAATCGTAATCTATGTACTCCTGGACACGGGTCTGTTTCTGGTCTGCTATCTGGTCCATGATACGGGATGCGATGGCCTTTAACTTGGGCCTATATGTCGGAGGCTTGAGCCTTCTTACGTGCCGACGTCTTATCAACAGGGCTTTATTTATCATTTTTCACTCTCCGGCCTGGGCCTTTATTTTCAAAAATCATATCTTCAAATACCTCCTACAAATCTCAGCAGTCTTTTTTTGGTTCTTTTCCCCTACTTTGCTACCACCTTTCAAAAAAGCAGCAGCAGCAGCAGCAGCACCAGCAGCAGCAGCACCAGCAGCAGCAGCATAAGAAGCAGCAGTACCAGCAGCAGCAGCAGCAGCAGCAGCATCAACATCAGCAGCAGCAGCAGCACCAGCAGCAGCAGCATAAGCAGCAGCAGCACCAGCAGCAGCAGCATAAGCAGCAAAAGCACCAGCAGTAGCATCTATTAATTGCTTTTCAGTGGCTTTACCTTCACCAAACTTTATGGCTACATCTACAGAATCCCTACTCCGTATATCTTTCATCAAATGTCTAACCGTATTGGCACAATGACCTTTCGCAAGAGTAAGCTGCCTTATCTTCGTAGGATGCAATTTTTGATACAACCACAACATCCAATCTCCTCTTTGACATTTAGTCCAAGCTTCCTGCATTGTCATATTCCCTACAAATATTATAGCCTTTGGACAAGATCTTAAATCAATTAGCTGCTGTTTAAAATTCATTCTAATACGCTTAATTTTCATTTTTCACTCTCCGGCCTGGGCCTTTAAATTGTCAATAACCTTGAACAGGAGCTGAGTATGTTGGGAAGTGGCTATTGTTAATCTGTCCAATTGTTCCTTCTGCTTGGATAGGTTAAGACGTAAATCCATACTATTGGGGTCAGTGGTAAGCATATCTATAACATTCTGAACATTAAACAGAACCTTAGTCTTATGCTCAATCCGGAGCCCGAGCTTCTTTTGATAGACCTTGAACTGTTCTACCAAATTGTCTAAAGTGATGCACTTAACACCATCTAGCCTGAGATTAGTATAATCACGATTAAATTCAATAGTCTTAACAGATATTTGGCGATAACTAAGTATGGCCTTGGAATATTTATTTATCTGCTCCTGGAAATAGCCGGCCATTAGGCAAATGCTGGAAATATTGAGCGGAAAGTCACTGGATAATCTTAATGTGCACCGTCCTGAATTGGTAAGAATAAACTCTAAGTTGAGTAAATTCAAACTATGAGAGGTCTGGATGAAAGAGCCGGAATAAGAAGGGATTACCCCCGACAAGACGCAATTATGGAAGTTCCAGGACCGGAGCTCGGAGAAAGGAGAGGAGGGGGGGGCGTCCCCCCATTCAAAAACTTTGTAGAGCCCCCTTATTGCCTTTTTTATGTTTTTCAATTTTGGCAAAATTGATTTGATTGTATTTACATTTATGCCAGTTTGCCGCCCTAGCTCCTTAGGAGTGATTCCTTCAGGATAAGAGTGCATCACTTCTAGAATTTTTTGTGATTTCTGATTAAAATTATAGGTACGAGTTGAAACTTTAAGTTTAGTTTTCATTTCGGAACCGCCTCAATTGGAATTAGTGAATCTATGTCTTTTATTGGAATAATGACTTGTTTATTGAATTTGTCAAGCCCTAGATAGTGAGTACTGGTCCTTTTAAAAATAGTTAAGGTGATTATGCGACCATTGTTTGTCCTGATTTTGACAATTTCCATTTTCTTTTTCTTTATTGATTATCTAATGTCGTAAACCAATTACCAGCATAACAAATTATTTCGATGCAATGAAGATTTGTTGTCAAGGCCTTTGTTGCGGCCCCATCTATGGTATAAGCACCTGAGGGGTCAATGGTCAGAGTATTAGCAGCCCCATACTTGATTATTCTATATACTGTCCCATTCCTAGCTGATGTGTCGGGAAGATTAAGGGTTCGATTGGATGCAGCAGTATTGATGATTAAAAAATAATCGTCATAAGTTGCTGTATAATTGGCAGATTTTATGGATGTTGGTACTCTGAGACCGCCCATATATAAACGACCGTTAGAATCTATAGTCATTGAGCCCCAAGTATGCGTATTAGTCCAAGTATGGGCGATTGATTGGTCAATTTCAAAATCAAGCGTGTCTGTGGTGATGTCGCCCTCGATTGTTATTGAGCCATCAGTTGATATAAAATTAAGTGCGTCTGATTCTCCGCTGGCTGTAGGGATGGTTCCGGTAATGGGGACAGCTGTTTTAAATATATTTTTGACAGGTAACAGTCCCCAGTCAGCAGTCGCTGGTCCGGTGACTGTTAAAACCGTACCCGTAGTTATCGCTACGGACTCGATGGTTGTATTTTTTATAACATTATGTTTATGCAGAGTATCAGCATTAGAAGCATTTGTTAATGTTTTAAAATCTGGATGGTCTATCTCTTTGGTCGATATAACCTTAGTTTTTATATGGGGGTCGATATTTTCTCTCGGATTATCATACCCAGTATTACCCGGTAACGAGAACTTGACCTTTTTGGAAGGTTTAAAAGCATTTGAGAGTTTCATTGTTCTTTTTCATTTTCTTTATGATTGCCTACATAAACCCAGGGTCTGTAATAATGTAATTACATTATCAACCGTTTTTCCTGTACCTGTGGCTAGAATTTGTTGCACAACAGGGGTTGCATTCCAAAAACCAATTTTTTGAATGGTTGCAGTACCAAGTTTAACTCCTGAACTTGAGCCAAATGTGATTATAGTTCCGTCTTGAACTGCCATGCTATTTAAAGTATTTGCTCCCCAAATATCCCCGATATGGATTTCTTTTACGACTAAAGCGTCTTTAACTTCAACTCCCAACTTATTTCACCTTCTTATTTCCGGATTCAGCCTTTACAGGCACGACTATCTTGTCTTTAGGCTTGAATTCTGCCCATAATTCGGGAGGTATATCTTTTTGTCTGCCCAGATCCATCAATCGGATAAATTCCTTACGTCTGTTTTCTTTTGACATCTTCTTAAGACCCTTGGAGGAATATTGCAACTCCCTGCGAATTTCCATTCGGAACAACAATCAAAGTGGAGGCTGCATTAGTACCCAAGGCGGTTATAATAGCTCCGGTATCGGAGGAACTTCCATTATAAAGTAGTGTTGCGGCGACCATTTAAATTCCTGTGATCTTGCATATTGCGTCTACATTAGGGACTTGAATCTGTCCAACTTCCCAGGACCTGACAGTGGTTTTTACGCCAGGATCCTTAATAGTCACAGTTGTAAGACCTACAACCTGCTTCCAAGTCAAAGCCTCTTTAGCTATCACTATCTGACTTCCGCCTTCAGTAATTACATTTGAAGAAATTACAGTCAGATTCAATAATCTTCCAACAACACCATTCCTTGTGACAGCATCAGTATAAAACTGGCCGGCATTTCGGATATTGGCATTCCCTAGCAACTCACTCAAATTTGTAGGATGGAGCAATAAATAGCCATTACTGTTCGGATTATAATTATCAATCTCAATCAACGCCTTTGCACCCAAAATATCCTGGATAGGGTCTCTATCAGCAATGACCGCATTATTCCAGGTTGCATTAGCTGCATAAGTATTTCCAGCCAATGACAGAATAGCAGCAGCAATGACGGCATCTGAGGATTTAGTGACTGCTCTAGCAATACGGAGCAAAGTGCGTGCAATCATAGGAACATTATTGGTCCGTTCATCTTCCCAGGATATGATGCCTTCCATACCAAATTTATTATTTATTCCAGATACTGCGGTCCAGGTGACTTCACCATACGGAAAATTGGCTAAACGTGGAATTCCGGCGACATCAGAACCAAGACCACCAACAAGGTCGGCCGCGGTTTCTTTATAATAAGTTTCGGTCCAGGAATTACTAGATTGAATCATACATAATTGCTTCATCTTGTATTCCATCAATGCAAAACCAGTAACTACCTTAGATACATTTTCAGCCCTAAGGTCCGCTTCACCAGTTGAATCTACCATTTTACTTGTTCACCCTTACAGCTGCGACTTCATCATTCGCATGAGCTTCCAAACATTGACCAACTGTAGAACCTTGCAAAAGGTCGTTTGCATCTGCAGCTTGAATCATGTTAGCAGTGGCAGAAGTGGCACAAATAGCACCTACAGCCGTAACACCGGCAGCAGCAGCAGTAATATCAAAAATGCCATCTGTATAAACAGCTAATGACACTGAACCGTCATTTATAACTTTTTCAGCAGCAGCAATGCCAACAAAAGGAGCGTCTGCGGCTGCGGTATGTGCGGCGGCAGTTCGAGGATTGGAAACAATCATAAGCGCGCCTTTTGCAATACCAGCAGCATTAGAAACGGTATATCTTATCGGTCGTCCACCATTAAATAATTCAATTATTACGGCTTCGTTTGCCATGAAATCACCTTTCTTTGGAAGCACCCAGGGATTCAACTATTTAAATCTTCTGATTTCCAGTCCCAACAATTGCCGCAAATGCTCATTTCAGCTCTGGCAGTACCCATGACAAACTTCCGAATATTACCGCACTTTATACAGCGTTTAACTACAAAAGTGAAATCATCCGAAGAGGGATTCATAACCAGTACCTTCAAGAAGTTTCTTAGCACTTTCCAAGTCTTCCTGCTCTTTGGTCTTGGGTAGTTGCCCTGCCACAGAGCGGCCACCTAACATCTGCTGGATGATATTTTGTTCTTGAATTTTCAAGAGGCGAGCCAGTTCTTTGTTCCCTGCTTCAAGCCGTTGGGCGGCCTCAGTGGCTTTTTCAATAAGAGAAGAGGCCGAAGCCTCTCCTTGTCCTTCTGGGGGATGGACCTGTGTCTTGGGTGGTGCATTTTCTACAGGCCCGGGGATAGAAGGAGTTTTAGTTTGGTTTGGCATTTTTCACCTTTTTTTCAACTGGGGGCCAATAAGGCATAACGAAGTAACGAGTTTGTAGCCCGGAGCCCTCACGTTGGACCATGACAGATTTACAGTCGGGTATTTTATTTAAAATCGCTTTTATGCCACCGAGTACGATTCCAGGCACACGATAACGGGTGCCATCCGCAACAATATATTTATACGTGAATTGTTCGCCATCAGAACTCGTGGCGGTGTCTTCGAAGATTTCTACATCAACAGGGACATGATCCAAATCTGCGATATTCTTAGTTTGTGGTGGCACATAATTATTTGCTTCAGTTTTCAAATTCATTTTCGTTTCCTCATATCAAGCCAAACGTCAAAGCACTCGGCCTGCTGTTTTCATTGATTATCTGCTGTTGTATTCTATATTCTGTCCAGAAGTTCTGGATTGCCTGCTGGTCGGCCAGTTCTTGTTTTCTTGTTTTTTCCTTTTCTTTCCTCCAATATTCGCCCTGTTCTAACATCCAGGCACGTTCCATATCGATTTTTTGTTGATTTGTTTCCAGAGATTGAACATTGTAATAATCAACATCACTACGCCCAATGCCGCTTTTTGTTATCTCTGTTTTTACCGCCTCTTGATTATAATAATCTACTTGGGCTTTTTCTGAGGCTTTAATTATAATATCATACCTTAATCTTTGTTGATTATAATAATCGGTGTTATTCTTAAAATCTGCGTTTTCCCTGTCGCTGATTCGTTGATAATATGCTTCTTCATCCTCACCATTCAATTGTTGATGTTCCAAATCATTCGCTACAGCATTAAGAACTTTTGCGCCCATAGCGTTACCCTTGATTTTTTCCCAGGAGCCTTTAATAGGGGAAAAAGGAGTATAATATAAAAAATCCCAGGCGGAAGATTCTGTGATTTCTGATATTGCGTCCGAAGCCTCATGAACAAGGGTCCAGTTGCCGGTCCGCCGAGCGTTGGGAATAAGATATTTATTCATAATCATAGTGGGAGATTCGGGGGCTTCAGCTCTACCCCAAAGGCCGAACCCGACGGCAGCAGCCCCAAGAGAGATATATGCGGCCCATTTGCCAAAAAACTTTAATCCCTTTGAAGTAAAATTTTTTTTTAATATATTATCGGCCATTTTCAAAGTAGCTGTATTGAGCTGGTTCGATACAATCTTTCCGGCTGATGTGATAGTTGATTTAGAGGGAATCTGTCCAATATTTGCAACACAATCGGACATAAACGAAGCTAAGGAATTACTTTCAATTAATTTAATCATTGCCTTAGTCTCGGCTCTTGCAATTATAGTGCTCTCGGCCAAGCCAATTTTTCCTAAAGTTGATCCAAAACGAGCCATAGGACCGACAGGCATAACAGTAAATAAGTCTTCTGCTGTAATAGGTGCAACAGCACCACTCTGGAGA
The sequence above is a segment of the Pseudomonadota bacterium genome. Coding sequences within it:
- a CDS encoding terminase family protein, giving the protein MTKSDLPVFKWDKWQQQVLDHDGNITLRTGRQVGKTEVISAKATKFAIENPGTVTLVIAASQRQSSLLFDKVRGNFDRLRDSGVDWYAERPTLTKIILRNGSVIYSLPAGRTGYFIRGFSIDLLIADEAAYIPEIVWNAVIPMIAVSRECRGMGYIILLSTPFGKGGYFFNSFTDPDFKSFHVSSEDCPRIPRDFLKKEKQRMTKAQYRQEYLGEFTDEWNQFFSTDLIKKCMTFISWSKKLDYNISARYYLGVDIARYGGDQNALVICELLNNKLKIVKTFTTDRISTTDTIARIEIIDKDYHFAKIFIDDSGVGGSVLDVLHDKLGRKVMGINNASKRVEVQGEEKKRGILKEDLYSNVLMLMETGRLELISDLDLLRSLKSITFQYGDSKLGTRNLKIFGDYSHLTEGLVRACWCTKERGLKLYLY